A single Phragmites australis chromosome 4, lpPhrAust1.1, whole genome shotgun sequence DNA region contains:
- the LOC133916870 gene encoding probable 3-ketoacyl-CoA synthase 20, with amino-acid sequence MANRSFAMDRELFRTVKQATLNHAKLLYHRLVRRLPHLLAVTFLVVAAPLVPSSSTPSLAGARGLWHEARANAAAVVAACAGVAAAAYAYAASWPRPVYLVDLAGFKPGRAHEATRAKSIRHFVLAGRFTEESIAFQTRMLERAGVGEATHFPASLLSFPVDMCQRTAREESETVIFGVVDDLLAKTGVRPGDIGVVIVNSSLYSPTPSFTSLVVNRYGLRHDVVSHNLSGMGCSAGIIAIDLAKHSLQVHPDTYALVVSTENITLNAYFGNHRPMLVTNTLFRMGGAAVLLSNRRSDRRRAKYQLVHTVRTHRGASDQSYSCVTQEEDDKGHVGVSLSKELMSVAGEALRTNITTLGPLVLPLSEQLRFLATVVLKRVFRADVKPYLPDFKLALEHFCIHAGGRGVLDELEKSLKLSAWHMEPSRMTLYRFGNTSSSSLWYELAYCEAKGRIKKGDRVWQIAFGSGFKCNSAVWKALRTVEDAGESNPWANDLETLPVHVPKVVPVASDETSKHVPAA; translated from the exons ATGGCAAATCGATCGTTCGCCATGGACAGGGAGCTGTTCAGGACGGTGAAGCAGGCAACGCTGAACCACGCCAAGCTGCTGTACCACCGCCTCGTCAGGCGCCTGCCGCACCTCCTCGCCGTCACGTTCCTCGTCGTCGCGGCCCCGCTGGTGCCGTCGTCGTCCACGCCGTCGCTCGCGGGCGCCCGCGGCCTCTGGCACGAGGCGCGCGCCAACGCGGCCGCGGTCGTCGCGGCGTGCGcgggggtggcggcggcggcgtacgCGTACGCCGCGTCGTGGCCGCGGCCCGTGTACCTGGTGGACCTCGCGGGGTTCAAGCCCGGGCGCGCGCACGAGGCGACCCGCGCCAAGTCCATCCGCCACTTCGTGCTGGCCGGGCGGTTCACCGAGGAGAGCATCGCGTTCCAGACGCGGATGCTTGAGCGGGCGGGGGTCGGCGAGGCCACGCACTTCCCGGCGTCTCTCCTCAGCTTCCCCGTCGACATGTGCCAGCGCACGGCGAGGGAGGAGTCCGAGACCGTCATCTTCGGCGTCGTCGACGACCTGCTGGCCAAGACCGGCGTGCGCCCGGGGGATATCGGCGTGGTCATCGTCAACTCCAGCCTCTACAGCCCCACGCCGTCCTTCACGTCACTGGTCGTCAACCGCTACGGTCTGCGCCACGACGTCGTGAGCCACAACCTCAGCGGGATGGGCTGCAGCGCCGGCATCATCGCCATTGACCTCGCCAAGCACTCGCTTCAG GTGCACCCTGACACGTACGCGCTGGTGGTGAGCACGGAGAACATCACGCTCAACGCCTACTTCGGCAACCACCGCCCGATGCTGGTGACCAACACGCTGTTTCGGATGGGCGGCGCGGCGGTGCTCCTCTCCAACCGCCGCTCCGACCGCCGCCGCGCCAAGTACCAGCTGGTGCACACGGTGCGCACGCACCGCGGCGCCAGCGACCAGAGCTACTCCTGCGTGAcgcaggaggaggacgacaagGGCCACGTGGGGGTGTCCCTCTCCAAGGAGCTCATGTCCGTGGCCGGCGAGGCGCTGCGCACCAACATCACCACGCTGGGCCCGCTGGTGCTCCCGCTGTCGGAGCAGCTCCGCTTCCTGGCCACCGTCGTGCTCAAGCGCGTGTTCCGCGCCGACGTGAAGCCGTACCTGCCGGACTTCAAGCTGGCGCTGGAGCACTTCTGCATCCACGCGGGCGGCCGCGGCGTGCTGGACGAGCTGgagaagagcctcaagctcagCGCCTGGCACATGGAGCCCTCGCGGATGACGCTCTACAGGTTCGGGAACACGTCCAGCAGCTCGCTCTGGTACGAGCTCGCCTACTGCGAGGCCAAGGGCAGGATCAAGAAGGGGGACCGGGTGTGGCAGATCGCATTCGGATCCGGGTTCAAGTGCAACAGCGCCGTCTGGAAGGCGCTCAGGACGGTAGAGGACGCCGGGGAGAGCAACCCGTGGGCCAACGACCTCGAGACGCTGCCGGTGCATGTGCCCAAGGTGGTGCCCGTCGCATCCGACGAGACGTCCAAGCACGTGCCGGCTGCATAG
- the LOC133914863 gene encoding uncharacterized protein LOC133914863, whose translation MASSPTSASASSLSNPFVATDPTPLAAASVQLVNIRAHVPIVLELDDANYNSWRTFFEMTLRKFGLLDHVDGTVDARLRLLDAEWTQIDYAIVSWLYTSVSKAVMDVMVHPSPTAFSLWTAIRGLFRDNSMQRAVYALQEFHSLYQGDMTITEYFTKLKTLADTLNDVGHPISDQALVINALRGLSSKFSHAIGVLTSKLPPPTFLYTRSYLLQDETRQVHTAKMEAATALLAAGSASAALSTGAAPTPTTPSFTPSKTNHTPSKKKRKQSDVRIRGPHGGISSSTPAASQVPWALAYNPWTGVVQAWPLPQWRSAGSWILGTRPGVPAHSAMMASTPLFVFNNPASFGPMQPSPSVPSSLLNAFQHMPPPGSDWVLDIGASAHMASNPGILTSTSPAPVSSHIIVGNGAVLPIALLSFGMPGLDIPVAPPCSVLFTTRVSLSTRQNFIPATLVV comes from the exons ATGGCGTCCAGCCCTACGAGTGCTTCGGCCTCCTCTCTCAGCAATCCTTTTGTTGCTACCGATCCCACCCCACTCGCCGCTGCTTCGGTCCAGCTTGTCAACATCCGGGCACACGTGCCCATCGTGCTCGAGCTGGATGATGCCAACTACAACTCCTGGCGTACCTTCTTCGAGATGACCCTCCGCAAGTTCGGTCTCCTCGACCATGTCGACGGCACCGTCGACGCACGCCTTCGTCTTCTTGATGCCGAATGGACTCAGATCGATTATGCGATCGTTTCCTGGCTGTACACCTCGGTGTCCAAGGCAGTCATGGATGTTATGGTCCATCCTTCCCCGACAGCGTTCTCTCTCTGGACTGCAATCCGCGGGCTCTTCCGCGACAACTCCATGCAACGCGCGGTCTACGCTCTTCAGGAGTTCCACAGCCTCTACCAAGGCGACATGACGATCACCGAATACTTCACGAAGCTAAAGACCCTCGCCGACACGCTCAACGACGTCGGGCATCCGATCTCCGATCAGGCTCTCGTCATCAACGCGCTTCGCGGCCTGAGCTCTAAGTTCAGTCACGCCATCGGCGTCCTCACCTCCAAGCTTCCTCCACCGACGTTCTTGTACACTCGCTCATATTTGCTGCAGGACGAAACTCGCCAGGTGCACACGGCCAAGATGGAGGCTGCGACAGCCTTGCTTGCCGCCGGGTCTGCTTCCGCGGCGTTATCCACGGGCGCTGCTCCCACCCCGACGACGCCATCATTCACGCCTTCGAAGACCAATCACACTCCATCCAAGAAGAAGCGGAAACAATCCGACGTCCGTATCCGCGGTCCGCATGGTGGCATTTCGTCATCGACTCCAGCCGCGTCTCAGGTGCCTTGGGCCCTCGCCTACAATCCATGGACGGGCGTGGTCCAAGCTTGGCCACTGCCACAATGGCGATCGGCCGGCTCATGGATTCTCGGCACCCGCCCGGGCGTTCCGGCGCACAGTGCCATGATGGCCTCGACCCCACTGTTCGTCTTCAACAACCCCGCAAGTTTCGGCCCCATGCAACCATCCCCGTCAGTTCCATCTAGTCTTCTCAACGCCTTCCAACACATGCCGCCGCCGGGCTCTGACTGGGTTCTCGACATCGGCGCCTCCGCTCACATGGCTTCTAATCCTGGTATTCTCACCTCCACCTCTCCGGCTCCTGTTTCTTCTCATATTATTGTCGGAAACGGCGCCGTTCTCCCG ATTGCTCTTCTGAGCTTTGGCATGCCCGGCTTGGACATCCCGGTGGCGCCTCCATGCAGCGTGCTCTTCACGACGCGGGTTTCTCTTTCCACAAGACAGAACTTCATTCCTGCCACGCTTGTCGTTTAG